Proteins encoded together in one Miscanthus floridulus cultivar M001 chromosome 16, ASM1932011v1, whole genome shotgun sequence window:
- the LOC136513670 gene encoding disease resistance protein PIK6-NP-like codes for MLGDLLTREYQLQASVRDDVAFLKAELESMEAALLQISEAPADRPPDAQDSLWAWEIRELSYDVEDCVEAFLVRVHHHAPAPAPPGDRDLLQGLRGLIDRGLGLLRRAKIRRDMGAEVRDIKRRVVEVGERRVRYKIDSTGETQQQSGRETKKKAKQAQEDKGAESGRTAGGAAADSAAASGRSER; via the coding sequence ATGCTGGGCGACCTGCTGACGCGGGAGTACCAGCTGCAGGCGAGCGTCCGGGACGACGTCGCGTTCCTCAAGGCGGAGCTGGAGAGCATGGAGGCCGCGCTCCTCCAGATCTCCGAGGCGCCGGCGGACCGGCCGCCCGACGCGCAGGACAGTCTGTGGGCGTGGGAGATCCGGGAGCTCTCCTACGACGTGGAGGACTGCGTGGAAGCCTTCCTCGTGCGCGTGCACCAccacgcgccggcgccggcgccgcccggGGACAGGGACCTCCTCCAGGGCCTGAGGGGCCTCATCGACAGGGGGCTCGGCCTGCTCAGGAGGGCCAAGATCCGCCGCGACATGGGCGCTGAGGTCAGAGACATCAAGCGACGCGTCGTGGAGGTCGGCGAGCGCCGCGTCAGGTACAAGATCGACAGCACGGGAGAGACGCAGCAGCAGAGCGGGCGGGAGACGAAGAAGAAAGCGAAGCAAGCGCAAGAGGACAAGGGGGCGGAGAGCGGACGGACCGCGGGAGGCGCCGCCGCCGATTCCGCCGCCGCGTCGGGACGGAGCGAGCGATGA